The Hydra vulgaris chromosome 11, alternate assembly HydraT2T_AEP genome contains a region encoding:
- the LOC136087557 gene encoding uncharacterized protein LOC136087557 isoform X2: MADLKQSVCAVCLEKKGKYSKSLVKVQPSVANKIKELIWPEYNVEFNVCPDVICSSCRRNIFLLEKGSNTYLSNWISKVSQVDRPRIRRSTELSDIIQSSHVNTKDVESLKKNMCSCCFTLLARGGNPLTLTVGTKDNKYSRKFFNQISFQTVMELTSVLELTKNKTKKLISSLRKNLGSFTVVENNVISMMTSLQEEIESKYKIEQENFIWNDEIVTRHVVFIYDTSEFILSILIERRMDPLSSMIRISIDGGQGFLKVIVNVFDKTNKNEIYIDSGVKRCFILAIVEDVCEDNGNLQKILSRLNLDNVTYHLAFDLKCANSIFGLSSHSGKYACLWCEGECSLESGTPRTLGSFDYWYNLFVENGAKRLEMKDFKNVISPRLVYLDKNAEDEVNHLVPPPELHLLMGIVTLLGRLLLDHWPLFKNWLKEHYILLRGYHGIGFDGNNSNKLLEKVDILERDVLAS, translated from the exons ATGGCTGATTTAAAACAGTCTGTTTGTGCAGtctgtttggaaaaaaaaggtaaatattcaaaatctttAGTAAAAGTACAACCATCTGTAGCAAATAAAATCAAGGAGTTAATTTGGCCTGAGTACAATGTAGAGTTTAATGTCTGTCCGGATGTAATTTGTTCAAGTTGTAGAAGAAACATCTTTTTGCTGGAAAAGGGATCAAACACTTATCTTTCAAACTGGATAAGTAAAGTTTCTCAG GTTGACAGACCAAGAATTAGACGTAGTACTGAGCTTAGTGATATTATACAATCATCTCATGTTAATACAAAAGATGTTGAatctctgaaaaaaaatatgtgcaGCTGCTGCTTTACTCTCCTTGCAAGag GTGGAAATCCGTTAACTTTAACTGTTGGAACTAAAGACAATAAATAttctagaaagttttttaatcagATATCATTTCAAACAGTGATGGAGTTAACTTCTGTTTTGgaattgacaaaaaataaaacaaaaaaactgatATCAAGTCTCCGTAAGAATCTGGGATCATTTACTGTTGTGGAGAATAATGTAATTAGTATGATGACATCATTACAAGAAGAAATtgaatctaaatataaaatagaacaAGAGAACTTTATTTGGAATGATGAAATTGTAACAAGACATGTAGTATTTATCTATGACACTTCTGAATTTATTCttagtattttaattgaaagaagAATGGATCCTCTCTCCAGTATGATACGTATATCAATAGATGGAGGTCAAGGATTTCTgaaagtaattgtaaatgtctttgataaaactaataaaaatgagATTTACATTGACAGTGGAGTTAAAAGGTGTTTTATTCTTGCTATTGTTGAAGATGTTTGTGAAGACAATGGAAATTTGCAGAAAATCTTGAGTAGATTAAATCTGGATAATGTTACATATCACCTTGCATTTGACTTAAAATGTGCTAACAGCATCTTTGGTTTGTCTTCTCATTCAGGTAAATATGCCTGCTTGTGGTGTGAAGGCGAATGTTCCCTAGAAAGTGGTACTCCAAGAACGTTAGGTTCGTTTGATTATTGGTACAACTTATTTGTTGAAAATGGGGCAAAGCGGTTAGagatgaaagattttaaaaatgttattagtcCTCGACTcgtttatttagataaaaatgctGAAGATGAAGTTAATCACTTAGTCCCTCCACCAGAGTTACATCTTCTTATGGGGATTGTGACATTACTTGGTAGACTACTTTTAGATCATTGGcctctttttaaaaactggctCAAAGAACATTATATCTTACTTAGAGGTTATCATGGGATAGGCTTTGATGGGAACAATTCCAATAAACTTCTGGAAAAAGTAGATATTTTAGAGAGAGATGTGTTAGCatcttaa
- the LOC136087556 gene encoding uncharacterized protein LOC136087556 isoform X1 encodes MDNKINCCFVNNYGACYKQSYTQVRNLIEDIDSNVKKLLVKRTNMKKEQITSICTHHYDMLVVRYEGNQKSCCNPFLTHQKVCRASLRVITMHTVLEAETIGLNLTPGKKLCPTCRSKVMKRLSKSTSENKNDEDFDIVSETSIQNKKEGVDTHFTFAGVSPIKVKGLHKSGKIREGKRKLAALTTSIKKKVATSLNISEESFEEQSNFVNEYIEKANLFDNMMVSLTNKTAESTAIFKKIQLTTLAPTDWSIKKVSETLHVTNYVARTAHKLALEKGILTMPNPKLGKVLPDVTVQLVKTFYEDDEHSRIMPGKKDYVSIKKNVHMQKRLLLCNLKELFVAFKTKNPEIKIGFSRFCTLRPKWCITVGASGTHSVCVCAIHQNLKLLLHPLGLTYKELLPYIVCDITNKDCMMRKCEKCPATKNVLVEKLYDLLGEFEDDEEVEFDQWTTTDRSNLTHNKEPVFEYIELVCRKMEKLAPHSYLAKSQASYLRSRKENMNEVTALFLGDFSENYKFVVQDEVQSFHWTNLQCTLHPVIIYFKKEGILKHKSYCIISDDMIHDVNMVYKIIDVVSNDIKTNLPQIKNIEYFSDGCAGQYKNCKNILNLCFHLEDFGLSAKWNFFATSHGKQPCDGIGGTVKRLATLASLQRDMGNYILSPQAMYKYCHENIEGVHFIYISSEDLFLVRNTLKERLDTATTIPGTRSYHQFVPLGHQKVGTKLCSVDEEFALIHDFGNVQITTVNLVPGDFACVSYEQKWWIGVIEDINLKEKDVLVKFMCPNGPAQLFKWPPIDSQC; translated from the exons atggataacaaaataaattgctgctttgtaaataattatggagCTTGTTATAAACAGTCATATACCCAAGTAAGAAATCTGATTGAAGATATTGACAGCAATGTTAAAAAACTACTTGTAAAACgaacaaatatgaaaaaagaacAAATCACTAGCATATGCACACATCATTATGATATGTTAGTTGTAAGATATGAGGGTAATCAGAAAAGTTGTTGTAATCCATTTCTGACTCACCAAAAGGTGTgtagag catcACTACGTGTGATTACAATGCATACTGTGTTAGAAGCAGAAACTATAGGTTTAAACCTTACACCTGGAAAGAAATTGTGTCCAACCTGTCGAAGTAAAGTTATGAAACGTTTATCAAAAAGTAcgagtgaaaataaaaatgatgaagattttgatattgttaGTGAAACgtccattcaaaataaaaaagaaggtgTGGATACACACTTTACATTTGCTGGAGTATCTCCTATTAAGGTCAAAGGATTGCATAAGTCAGGTAAAATCAGAGAAGGTAAACGAAAATTGGCAGCATTAACaacctccattaaaaaaaaggtagccACTTCCCTTAATATATCAGAAGAAAGTTTTGAAGAGCAGTCAAATTTTGTTAACGAGTATATTGAAAAAGCAAACTTGTTTGATAACATGATGGTATCACTAACTAACAAAACTGCAGAGTCTacagcaatatttaaaaaaatacaactgaCGACACTTGCTCCAACAGACTGGTCAATAAAAAAGGTTTCTGAAACATTACATGTAACAAACTATGTAGCTCGAACTGCACATAAGTTGGCAttagaaaaaggtattttaactATGCCTAATCCAAAATTAGGAAAAGTTCTTCCTGATGTAACAGTTCAACTGGTCAAGACTTTTTATGAAGATGATGAACATAGCCGTATAATGCCTGGTAAGAAGGATTATGtaagcataaagaaaaatgttcaCATGCAAAAACGTTTGCTATTATGCAATTTAAAGGAATTGTTTGTTGCCTTTAAAACCAAGAacccagaaataaaaataggattttcaaGGTTTTGCACATTGCgacctaaatggtgtattactgtTGGTGCCTCAGGAACACATTCTGTATGCGTCTGTGCTATTCATCAGAATTTGAAACTGCTTTTACATCCTCTTGGTTTAACATACAAAGAATTATTACCTTATATTGTGTgtgatataactaataaagaCTGTATGATGCGGAAATGTGAAAAATGCCCTGCAACTAAGAATGTAttggttgaaaaactttatgatttaCTTGGAGAATTTGAAGATGATGAGGAGGTAGAATTTGATCAGTGGACGACAACAGATAGGTCAAACTTGACACATAATAAAGAGCCAGTGTTTGAATACATCGAATTAGTATGtagaaaaatggaaaaactcGCACCACATTCTTATTTAGCAAAAAGTCAAGCATCATACCTGAgatcaagaaaagaaaatatgaatGAGGTAACAGCATTATTTTTGGGTGATTTTTCggaaaactataaatttgtagttCAAGATGAAGTGCAAAGCTTTCATTGGACAAATTTACAATGTACACTTCATCctgtgattatttatttcaaaaaagaaggtATTCTCAAGCACAAATCTTATTGTATTATTTCGGATGATATGATCCATGATGTGAACAtggtatataaaattattgatgttgttagcaatgatataaaaacaaatctgcctcaaataaaaaatattgaatacttttcTGATGGGTGTGCAGGTCAATataagaattgcaaaaatattttaaatctttgtttccaTCTTGAAGATTTTGGATTATCTgctaaatggaacttttttgcaactagCCACGGTAAACAACCTTGTGATGGGATAGGTGGTACAGTCAAACGTTTAGCAACACTAGCAAGCTTGCAAAGAGATATGGGTAATTATATTCTATCTCCACAAGCAATGTATAAATATTGCCATGAAAACATTGAAGGTGTACATTTCATATATATCTCATCAGAAGATTTATTTTTGGTGAGAAACACTCTTAAAGAACGATTGGATACTGCAACAACAATACCTGGAACACGTAGTTACCATCAATTTGTACCACTTGGCCAtcaaaag GTAGGCACAAAGCTATGCAGTGTTGATGAAGAATTTGCTTTAATTCATGACTTTGGAAACGTCCAGATAACAACTGTAAACCTAGTACCAGGTGATTTTGCCTGTGTTTCCTATGAACAAAAGTGGTGGATAGGAGTCATTGAAGATATTAATCTGAAAGAAAAAGACGtgcttgtaaaatttatgtgtccGAATGGTCCTGCACAGTTGTTTAAATGGCCACCAATAGATAGCCAATGCTGA
- the LOC136087556 gene encoding uncharacterized protein LOC136087556 isoform X2 — MHTVLEAETIGLNLTPGKKLCPTCRSKVMKRLSKSTSENKNDEDFDIVSETSIQNKKEGVDTHFTFAGVSPIKVKGLHKSGKIREGKRKLAALTTSIKKKVATSLNISEESFEEQSNFVNEYIEKANLFDNMMVSLTNKTAESTAIFKKIQLTTLAPTDWSIKKVSETLHVTNYVARTAHKLALEKGILTMPNPKLGKVLPDVTVQLVKTFYEDDEHSRIMPGKKDYVSIKKNVHMQKRLLLCNLKELFVAFKTKNPEIKIGFSRFCTLRPKWCITVGASGTHSVCVCAIHQNLKLLLHPLGLTYKELLPYIVCDITNKDCMMRKCEKCPATKNVLVEKLYDLLGEFEDDEEVEFDQWTTTDRSNLTHNKEPVFEYIELVCRKMEKLAPHSYLAKSQASYLRSRKENMNEVTALFLGDFSENYKFVVQDEVQSFHWTNLQCTLHPVIIYFKKEGILKHKSYCIISDDMIHDVNMVYKIIDVVSNDIKTNLPQIKNIEYFSDGCAGQYKNCKNILNLCFHLEDFGLSAKWNFFATSHGKQPCDGIGGTVKRLATLASLQRDMGNYILSPQAMYKYCHENIEGVHFIYISSEDLFLVRNTLKERLDTATTIPGTRSYHQFVPLGHQKVGTKLCSVDEEFALIHDFGNVQITTVNLVPGDFACVSYEQKWWIGVIEDINLKEKDVLVKFMCPNGPAQLFKWPPIDSQC, encoded by the exons ATGCATACTGTGTTAGAAGCAGAAACTATAGGTTTAAACCTTACACCTGGAAAGAAATTGTGTCCAACCTGTCGAAGTAAAGTTATGAAACGTTTATCAAAAAGTAcgagtgaaaataaaaatgatgaagattttgatattgttaGTGAAACgtccattcaaaataaaaaagaaggtgTGGATACACACTTTACATTTGCTGGAGTATCTCCTATTAAGGTCAAAGGATTGCATAAGTCAGGTAAAATCAGAGAAGGTAAACGAAAATTGGCAGCATTAACaacctccattaaaaaaaaggtagccACTTCCCTTAATATATCAGAAGAAAGTTTTGAAGAGCAGTCAAATTTTGTTAACGAGTATATTGAAAAAGCAAACTTGTTTGATAACATGATGGTATCACTAACTAACAAAACTGCAGAGTCTacagcaatatttaaaaaaatacaactgaCGACACTTGCTCCAACAGACTGGTCAATAAAAAAGGTTTCTGAAACATTACATGTAACAAACTATGTAGCTCGAACTGCACATAAGTTGGCAttagaaaaaggtattttaactATGCCTAATCCAAAATTAGGAAAAGTTCTTCCTGATGTAACAGTTCAACTGGTCAAGACTTTTTATGAAGATGATGAACATAGCCGTATAATGCCTGGTAAGAAGGATTATGtaagcataaagaaaaatgttcaCATGCAAAAACGTTTGCTATTATGCAATTTAAAGGAATTGTTTGTTGCCTTTAAAACCAAGAacccagaaataaaaataggattttcaaGGTTTTGCACATTGCgacctaaatggtgtattactgtTGGTGCCTCAGGAACACATTCTGTATGCGTCTGTGCTATTCATCAGAATTTGAAACTGCTTTTACATCCTCTTGGTTTAACATACAAAGAATTATTACCTTATATTGTGTgtgatataactaataaagaCTGTATGATGCGGAAATGTGAAAAATGCCCTGCAACTAAGAATGTAttggttgaaaaactttatgatttaCTTGGAGAATTTGAAGATGATGAGGAGGTAGAATTTGATCAGTGGACGACAACAGATAGGTCAAACTTGACACATAATAAAGAGCCAGTGTTTGAATACATCGAATTAGTATGtagaaaaatggaaaaactcGCACCACATTCTTATTTAGCAAAAAGTCAAGCATCATACCTGAgatcaagaaaagaaaatatgaatGAGGTAACAGCATTATTTTTGGGTGATTTTTCggaaaactataaatttgtagttCAAGATGAAGTGCAAAGCTTTCATTGGACAAATTTACAATGTACACTTCATCctgtgattatttatttcaaaaaagaaggtATTCTCAAGCACAAATCTTATTGTATTATTTCGGATGATATGATCCATGATGTGAACAtggtatataaaattattgatgttgttagcaatgatataaaaacaaatctgcctcaaataaaaaatattgaatacttttcTGATGGGTGTGCAGGTCAATataagaattgcaaaaatattttaaatctttgtttccaTCTTGAAGATTTTGGATTATCTgctaaatggaacttttttgcaactagCCACGGTAAACAACCTTGTGATGGGATAGGTGGTACAGTCAAACGTTTAGCAACACTAGCAAGCTTGCAAAGAGATATGGGTAATTATATTCTATCTCCACAAGCAATGTATAAATATTGCCATGAAAACATTGAAGGTGTACATTTCATATATATCTCATCAGAAGATTTATTTTTGGTGAGAAACACTCTTAAAGAACGATTGGATACTGCAACAACAATACCTGGAACACGTAGTTACCATCAATTTGTACCACTTGGCCAtcaaaag GTAGGCACAAAGCTATGCAGTGTTGATGAAGAATTTGCTTTAATTCATGACTTTGGAAACGTCCAGATAACAACTGTAAACCTAGTACCAGGTGATTTTGCCTGTGTTTCCTATGAACAAAAGTGGTGGATAGGAGTCATTGAAGATATTAATCTGAAAGAAAAAGACGtgcttgtaaaatttatgtgtccGAATGGTCCTGCACAGTTGTTTAAATGGCCACCAATAGATAGCCAATGCTGA
- the LOC136087557 gene encoding uncharacterized protein LOC136087557 isoform X1, with product MADLKQSVCAVCLEKKGKYSKSLVKVQPSVANKIKELIWPEYNVEFNVCPDVICSSCRRNIFLLEKGSNTYLSNWISKVSQVDRPRIRRSTELSDIIQSSHVNTKDVESLKKNMCSCCFTLLARGCHNNCCSSQAVLNLINLAETLDSTSCEQVASGIIKNKMEREGIERGQSFKISTGGNPLTLTVGTKDNKYSRKFFNQISFQTVMELTSVLELTKNKTKKLISSLRKNLGSFTVVENNVISMMTSLQEEIESKYKIEQENFIWNDEIVTRHVVFIYDTSEFILSILIERRMDPLSSMIRISIDGGQGFLKVIVNVFDKTNKNEIYIDSGVKRCFILAIVEDVCEDNGNLQKILSRLNLDNVTYHLAFDLKCANSIFGLSSHSGKYACLWCEGECSLESGTPRTLGSFDYWYNLFVENGAKRLEMKDFKNVISPRLVYLDKNAEDEVNHLVPPPELHLLMGIVTLLGRLLLDHWPLFKNWLKEHYILLRGYHGIGFDGNNSNKLLEKVDILERDVLAS from the exons ATGGCTGATTTAAAACAGTCTGTTTGTGCAGtctgtttggaaaaaaaaggtaaatattcaaaatctttAGTAAAAGTACAACCATCTGTAGCAAATAAAATCAAGGAGTTAATTTGGCCTGAGTACAATGTAGAGTTTAATGTCTGTCCGGATGTAATTTGTTCAAGTTGTAGAAGAAACATCTTTTTGCTGGAAAAGGGATCAAACACTTATCTTTCAAACTGGATAAGTAAAGTTTCTCAG GTTGACAGACCAAGAATTAGACGTAGTACTGAGCTTAGTGATATTATACAATCATCTCATGTTAATACAAAAGATGTTGAatctctgaaaaaaaatatgtgcaGCTGCTGCTTTACTCTCCTTGCAAGag GATGTCATAACAACTGTTGTTCTAGTCAGgctgttttgaatttaattaatttggCAGAAACTCTTGATTCCACATCATGTGAGCAAGTTGCTTCAggcataataaaaaacaaaatggagcGAGAAGGCATTGAGAGAGGCCagtcttttaaaatatctacag GTGGAAATCCGTTAACTTTAACTGTTGGAACTAAAGACAATAAATAttctagaaagttttttaatcagATATCATTTCAAACAGTGATGGAGTTAACTTCTGTTTTGgaattgacaaaaaataaaacaaaaaaactgatATCAAGTCTCCGTAAGAATCTGGGATCATTTACTGTTGTGGAGAATAATGTAATTAGTATGATGACATCATTACAAGAAGAAATtgaatctaaatataaaatagaacaAGAGAACTTTATTTGGAATGATGAAATTGTAACAAGACATGTAGTATTTATCTATGACACTTCTGAATTTATTCttagtattttaattgaaagaagAATGGATCCTCTCTCCAGTATGATACGTATATCAATAGATGGAGGTCAAGGATTTCTgaaagtaattgtaaatgtctttgataaaactaataaaaatgagATTTACATTGACAGTGGAGTTAAAAGGTGTTTTATTCTTGCTATTGTTGAAGATGTTTGTGAAGACAATGGAAATTTGCAGAAAATCTTGAGTAGATTAAATCTGGATAATGTTACATATCACCTTGCATTTGACTTAAAATGTGCTAACAGCATCTTTGGTTTGTCTTCTCATTCAGGTAAATATGCCTGCTTGTGGTGTGAAGGCGAATGTTCCCTAGAAAGTGGTACTCCAAGAACGTTAGGTTCGTTTGATTATTGGTACAACTTATTTGTTGAAAATGGGGCAAAGCGGTTAGagatgaaagattttaaaaatgttattagtcCTCGACTcgtttatttagataaaaatgctGAAGATGAAGTTAATCACTTAGTCCCTCCACCAGAGTTACATCTTCTTATGGGGATTGTGACATTACTTGGTAGACTACTTTTAGATCATTGGcctctttttaaaaactggctCAAAGAACATTATATCTTACTTAGAGGTTATCATGGGATAGGCTTTGATGGGAACAATTCCAATAAACTTCTGGAAAAAGTAGATATTTTAGAGAGAGATGTGTTAGCatcttaa